A section of the Halopiger aswanensis genome encodes:
- the thyA gene encoding thymidylate synthase produces MQQYLDLVDAALSEGTYKPNRTGVDTISSFSEHYEVDLQEGYPLLTTKKMDGYRWNSMLHEVCWYLSGEEHIRNLREETKIWDAWADEEGRLDTAYGRFWRRYPIPESEAQLEGESWPDETNRWVTAEDDGRRTFDQLQYVIDTLSDSPNSRRLVVNAWHPANAAVSTLPPCHYSFVFNVQGDRLNCHLTQRSGDIALGVPFNIAAYALLTKVVAQQTGFEPGTFAHTVVDAHVYCGKGERGEWYADNLADLQSRLADVDDREDYRAVKEWLESEAPPEAEGNERMDHVPGLLEQLSREPLERPTLEVADVSIDELTAEDVELNDYESHEGIKFGVAE; encoded by the coding sequence ATGCAACAGTACCTCGATCTCGTCGACGCGGCGCTCTCGGAGGGGACCTACAAACCCAACCGGACCGGCGTCGACACGATTTCGTCGTTCAGCGAGCACTACGAGGTCGACCTCCAGGAGGGGTACCCGCTCCTGACCACCAAGAAGATGGACGGCTACCGGTGGAACTCGATGCTCCACGAGGTCTGCTGGTACCTCTCCGGCGAGGAGCACATCCGCAACCTCCGCGAGGAGACTAAGATCTGGGACGCCTGGGCCGACGAGGAGGGACGCCTCGATACCGCCTACGGGCGCTTCTGGCGTCGCTATCCGATTCCCGAAAGCGAGGCGCAACTCGAGGGCGAGTCCTGGCCGGACGAGACGAACCGCTGGGTCACTGCGGAGGACGACGGCCGCCGCACGTTCGACCAGCTCCAGTACGTGATCGACACGCTCTCGGATTCGCCCAACTCGCGCCGGCTCGTGGTCAACGCCTGGCACCCCGCGAACGCGGCCGTCTCGACGCTGCCGCCCTGTCACTACTCCTTCGTCTTCAACGTCCAGGGCGACCGGCTGAACTGCCACCTGACCCAGCGCTCGGGCGACATCGCGCTCGGGGTTCCGTTCAACATCGCCGCGTACGCGCTGCTGACGAAGGTCGTCGCCCAGCAGACCGGCTTCGAACCCGGCACCTTCGCCCATACGGTCGTCGACGCCCACGTCTACTGCGGCAAGGGCGAGCGCGGCGAGTGGTACGCCGACAACCTCGCAGACCTCCAGTCCCGGCTGGCCGACGTCGACGACCGCGAGGACTACCGCGCGGTCAAGGAGTGGCTCGAGTCCGAGGCGCCGCCCGAAGCCGAGGGGAACGAACGCATGGATCACGTCCCCGGCCTGCTCGAGCAGCTGTCGCGGGAACCGCTCGAGCGGCCGACGCTCGAGGTAGCGGACGTCTCGATCGACGAGCTAACCGCCGAGGACGTCGAACTCAACGACTACGAGTCCCACGAGGGGATCAAGTTCGGAGTCGCCGAATGA
- a CDS encoding dihydrofolate reductase, whose product MSEDEADVVPIDLDLDRELVGIVAVADNGVIGKDGDMPWHIPADLQHFKETTMDRPVIMGRITYEGILEALGEPLPGRTTVVLTSRDLETPENAVVATDLAEAVEAAAAAARERHDGADRIFVAGGATVYEQFLPALDRLIVTEVHDDPEGDTRFPDWDREAWTAIERDERDGFAFVEYVRE is encoded by the coding sequence ATGAGCGAGGACGAAGCCGACGTCGTTCCGATCGACCTCGACCTCGACCGCGAGCTCGTCGGCATCGTCGCCGTCGCCGACAACGGCGTCATCGGGAAGGACGGCGACATGCCCTGGCACATCCCCGCGGATCTACAGCACTTCAAGGAGACCACGATGGACCGCCCCGTCATCATGGGGCGGATCACCTACGAGGGCATCCTCGAGGCGCTGGGCGAACCCCTCCCGGGACGGACGACCGTCGTGCTGACGAGTCGGGACCTCGAGACGCCCGAGAACGCCGTCGTCGCGACCGATCTCGCGGAAGCCGTCGAGGCGGCCGCGGCGGCGGCGAGAGAGCGTCACGACGGCGCGGACCGAATCTTCGTCGCCGGGGGCGCGACGGTATACGAGCAGTTCCTGCCCGCGCTCGATCGGCTGATCGTCACCGAGGTTCACGACGATCCGGAGGGCGACACCCGATTCCCCGACTGGGATCGCGAGGCGTGGACCGCAATCGAGCGCGACGAGCGCGACGGCTTCGCGTTCGTCGAGTACGTTCGGGAGTAG